The following proteins come from a genomic window of Alosa sapidissima isolate fAloSap1 chromosome 20, fAloSap1.pri, whole genome shotgun sequence:
- the fgl1 gene encoding fibrinogen-like protein 1, producing MVKIKPSVNFLILILFILNESHSVPDECQQETERLRIQLKHLETRFQKQQQQIQRLRILNDKTSADADEVIELPGQTENTDCAQIFNNGSKASGFYMIKPMRSPSRIKVYCDMSEGGGWTVLQRRTDGKESFERGWDDYKQGFGDMESANGEFWLGNDNLYYLTSQADYDLRINLEDFDGAWRYAVYEKFKVSSEQEKYQLNFGEYKGNAGNSLAGSYHPEVQWWASHQGMKFSTFDNDNDRYDRNCAKEDKSGWWFNRCHSANLNGVYYQGPYSSVTDNGIVWYTWHGWWYSLKYVVMKIRPSYFEPNEV from the exons ATGGTTAAGATTAAACCATCAGTGAACTTTctgattttgattttgtttattttgaacGAATCCCACTCT GTCCCAGACGAGTGCCAGCAGGAGACAGAGAGGCTCCGCATTCAGCTGAAGCACTTAGAGACTCGTTTTCAGAAGCAGCAACAGCAGATCCAGCGCTTACGCATCCTGAACGATAAGACATCTGCAGATGCGGATGAGGTTATTGAGCTGCCTGGGCAAACCGAAAACACTG ACTGTGCACAGATATTTAACAATGGCAGTAAAGCAAGTGGATTTTACATGATCAAACCCATGAGGAGCCCATCCCGGATAAAGGTGTACTGTGACATGTCAGAAGGCGGTGGCTGGACAGTCCTCCAAAGACGCACAGATGGCAAAGAGTCTTTTGAGAG GGGATGGGATGACTACAAGCAGGGCTTCGGAGACATGGAGTCAGCAAATGGGGAGTTCTGGTTAGGGAATGACAATCTGTATTATCTGACTTCACAAG CTGATTATGACCTAAGGATCAACCTGGAGGATTTTGATGGGGCCTGGCGCTATGCAGTCTATGAGAAATTCAAAGTTTCAAGCGAGCAG GAAAAATATCAGTTGAACTTTGGGGAGTACAAAGGAAATGCTGGGAACTCTCTAGCAGGAAGCTACCATCCTGAGGTCCAGTGGTGGGCCAGCCATCAGGGCATGAAGTTCAGCACCTTTGACAATGACAACGATCGTTATGATCGCAACTGCGCCAAAGAGGACAAATCTGGTTGGTGGTTTAACAG ATGTCACTCTGCCAACCTGAATGGAGTGTACTATCAAGGTCCATACAGTTCTGTGACTGACAATGGGATAGTCTGGTACACATGGCATGGATGGTGGTATTCCTTGAAGTATGTGGTCATGAAGATCAGACCATCATACTTTGAGCCGAATGAAGTGTAG
- the LOC121694319 gene encoding acid ceramidase-like encodes MNSSRLCCAIWTLFTVLLTGCLYGQTEECKTSMYPPKGPTFKGSVQWYTVNLDEPPVTRWDGVIKDKKNELVAMIQAIKVLANSLVPSGKLIDLVDNGLPPLLGSMPYPFNEEIQGISTASGVPLGEVILFNIFYEVFTVCTSVVAEDTHGNLYHGRNLDFGLLMGWNHKNHSWALTDKLKPLAVNIDFKRNNVTVFKSTNFAGYVGILTGVRPKLFTLTMNERFNFDGGYVGILEWILGNRDGMWMGFLTRSVLENATSYEDAKKQLTHTKLLAPAYFILGGNQTGQGCVITRTRVNALDVWEIELKLGRWYVLETNYDHWEKPFILDDRRTPAMRCMNKTTQNNISFKTLYDVLSTKPVLNKLTTYTTLMEVSTGKLETFLRECPDPCSPW; translated from the exons ATGAATTCATCGAGACTTTGTTGCGCTATTTGGACGCTTTTTACCGTTTTGCTAACAGGATGTCTATATGGG CAAACAGAAGAATGCAAGACTTCCATGTACCCACCTAAAGGGCCGAC GTTCAAAGGATCTGTCCAATGGTATACAGTAAATCTAGACGAGCCTCCTGTTACAAGATGGGACGGAGTGATCAAGGACAAGAAAAACGAA CTTGTAGCAATGATTCAGGCCATAAAGGTGCTGGCTAACAGTCTTGTTCCCAGTGGAAAACTCATTGACTTGGTGGACAACGGGTTG CCACCGCTGTTGGGCTCAATGCCCTACCCTTTTAATGAGGAGATTCAAGGGATATCAACTGCTTCGGGAGTTCCATTAGGAGAAGTTATACTCTTCAACATCTTTTATGAGGTTTTCACTGTATGTACATCAGTGGTAGCAGAGGACACGCATG GAAATCTATATCATGGACGAAATTTGGACTTTGGTTTGTTAATGGG ATGGAATCACAAAAACCATTCCTGGGCATTAACAGACAAGCTGAAACCTCTCGCTGTAAATATTGACTTCAAACGAAACAATGTTACTGTTTTCAAGTCCACCAACTTTGCTGGATATGTTGGCATTTTGACCGGTGTCAGACCT AAACTGTTCACCCTGACAATGAATGAACGTTTTAACTTTGATGGGGGATATGTAG GGATCTTGGAATGGATTTTGGGGAACCGAGACGGCATGTGGATGGGTTTCCTAACACGCTCCGTCCTAGAGAATGCTACCAG TTACGAGGACGCCAAAAAACAGCTCACCCATACCAAGTTACTGGCTCCTGCTTACTTCATTCTTGGGGGGAACCAGACTGGACAAGGCTGCGTGATCACCAGAACCAGAGTTAATGCCCTGGATGTTTGGGA GATTGAGCTGAAGCTTGGAAGGTGGTACGTGCTGGAGACCAACTATGATCACTGGGAGAAGCCTTTCATCTTGGATGACCGCAGGACACCAGCTATGAGGTGCATGAATAAGACGACACAGAAT AATATTTCATTTAAAACATTGTATGATGTTCTTTCAACCAAACCAGTCCTTAACAAG TTAACTACCTACACCACCCTGATGGAGGTATCCACAGGCAAACTGGAGACTTTCCTCAGAGAGTGCCCAGATCCCTGCAGTCCATGGTGA
- the med29 gene encoding mediator of RNA polymerase II transcription subunit 29, with the protein MASQQQPGVPPQAAGLQQQLSQQQDFDPVHRFKMLIPQLKESLQNVMTIASLNFQHNTAIDNGIKSNDAAVQRFDKSLEEFYALCDQVELCLRLAHECLSQSIDSAKHSPNLVPTATKPDTVQTESLSYTQYLSMIKSQISCAKDIHNALLECSKKILSKNQQQGIM; encoded by the exons ATGGCGTCTCAACAACAGCCTGGTGTTCCTCCTCAGGCTGCAGGTCTTCAGCAACAGCTTAGTCAACAACAAGACTTTGATCCTGTTCACCGTTTTAAGATGTTAATACCACAGCTAAAGGAGAGTCTTCAG AATGTCATGACCATTGCCTCTTTGAACttccaacacaacacagcaattGACAATGGAAT CAAAAGCAATGATGCAGCAGTACAGCGTTTTGATAAGAGTCTTGAGGAGTTCTATGCTTTATGTGACCAGGTGGAACTCTGCTTG CGGCTGGCCCATGAGTGCCTCTCTCAGAGCATTGACAGCGCCAAACACTCGCCCAACTTGGTCCCCACAGCCACCAAACCAGACACAGTGCAGACAGAATCTTTGTCATACACCCAGTACCTCAGTATGATCAAATCACAGATATCCTGTGCAAAGGACATCCATAATGCTTTGCTGGAGTGCTCAAAGAAGATTTTGTCTAAGAACCAGCAACAGGGGATCATGTGA
- the LOC121694743 gene encoding T-cell immunoglobulin and mucin domain-containing protein 4-like, giving the protein MIESLDKKGRVYTSSWALREDYTMMNHQLFTAFTWLLLCQLIADGSAVTVYGYAGKSVTLPCQYDGKYYGSLSICWGKGLLPSRGCGDQIIQTEGLTVTSRSSLRYQLINRHRNVGDVSLTITNAREQDSGTYGCRVDIPGWFNDEKTHVDLRIQAAPTTTTTTTTTTTTTTTTEAPKTTTSTESPTTLVETTTLETIVATTPTEVSTIGITTFTEPELIIFESTAEPPTTTTAQSVTTVEATPRPTIGQPSHAEHSSPWSAEVTEMSTAEPSNILSEQPDSIANETAGSDITISLTTPGVTVSAASIPYIRQVLERNHVLWWIGPILGVVIIVSAITILVIKKRKLKVGNFTILEKSVNGTLSINSDSSQGQPSSELSMEIIDSLQHPL; this is encoded by the exons AGAGTCACTTGATAAAAAAGGAAGAGTTTACACCAGTAGCTGGGCACTCAGAGAGGATTACACCATGATGAACCATCAGCTCTTCACCGCCTTCACTTGGCTGCTTCTCTGTCAACTCATTG CTGATGGATCAGCAGTTACTGTCTATGGATATGCAGGAAAGAGTGTTACTCTTCCTTGCCAATATGATGGCAAATACTACGGCTCTTTGTCCATCTGTTGGGGCAAAGGCCTCCTGCCATCAAGAGGCTGTGGTGATCAGATCATTCAAACAGAGGGCTTAACAGTGACCTCACGATCGTCACTACGGTATCAGCTGATCAACAGACACAGAAATGTGGGGGATGTTTCGTTAACGATCACGAATGCAAGAGAGCAGGATAGCGGTACCTATGGCTGCAGGGTGGATATACCAGGATGGTTCAATGACGAGAAAACCCATGTGGACCTCCGCATACAAGCTG ctccaacaacaaccacaacaacaacaacaaccacaacaactacaacaacaacagaagccCCCAAAACAACAACTTCAACAGAATCCCCAACAACACTTGTAGAGACCACTACCTTAGAAACCATTGTGGCAACAA CTCCTACAGAAGTATCTACTATAGGAATCACAACATTCACAGAACCTGAATTGATCATATTTG AATCTACTGCAGAACCTCCTACCACTACTACCGCACAGTCTGTCACAACAGTAGAAGCTACACCAAGACCAACCA TTGGACAACCTTCACATGCTGAACATTCATCACCTTGGTCGGCAGAGGTGACTGAGATGTCTACTGCAGAACCCTCAAACATACTATCAG AGCAACCAGATTCAATAGCAAATGAAACCGCAGGGAGCGACATTACCATTTCTCTGACAA CTCCTGGAGTCACGGTGTCAGCAGCAAGCATTCCATATATAAGACAG GTGCTTGAAAGAAACCATGTTTTATGGTGGATCGGGCCTATTTTGGGAGTTGTTATTATAGTTTCTGCTATAACCATACTGGTGATCAAAA AGAGAAAGCTGAAAGTGGGCAACTTTACCAT ATTAGAAAAAAGTGTGAATGGAACCCTGTCAATAAACTCTGACTCCAGCCAAGGCCAACCAAGCAGTGAGCTATCGATGGAGATCATAGATTCCTTGCAGCATCCCTTGTAA
- the LOC121694483 gene encoding uncharacterized protein LOC121694483, which yields MVSKRLTIIVLACALCYLEPDFTGWIVSTPLAPPKQWASTPGISPNPFSALTQFALQLTVKQEQDAHKRVKETSVRPTDAEPCSKEHTLLKRGPFMVVEDLLLERGHRENILHFTGKRDEVFKRSRVSQTKANTQSPEVKRAGGVSLRGTAVREAVHRVETETRRPGAIVWVISFHRVCLLVTMGLLARITIRILLQDTNAPEECKSEGQKGSNLPGTCPITVIQNGEGPHTATAKRKRRGVRSCKDC from the exons ATGGTTTCGAAACGCCTCACCATCATTGTGTTGGCGTGTGCCCTGTGCTACCTTGAACCAGATTTCACTGGTTGGATTGTTTCAACACCCCTAGCGCCGCCCAAGCAGTGGGCCAGTACTCCCGGCATTTCACCGAATCCCTTCAGTGCGCTGACTCAATTCGCCCTGCAGCTGACGGTCAAACAGGAACAGGATGCTCATAAGAGAGTCAAGGAAACCTCAGTTAGACCCACGGACGCTGAGCCCTGCTCCAAGGAGCACACACTCCTCAAGAGAGGACCATTCATGGTGGTGGAGGACCTGCTGTTagagagaggacacagagaAAACATCCTGCACTTCACAGGCAAAAGGGATGAAGTGTTTAAGAGAAGCAGAGTCAGCCAGACCAAAGCTAACACCCAGAGTCCTGAGGTAAAGAGAGCAGGGGGGGTGTCTCTCCGAGGGACTGCAGTGAGAGAAGCTGTCCACAGAGTGGAGACAGAGACAAGGAGACCTGGTGCCATTGTATGGGTGATCTCCTTTCACCGCGTCTGTCTGCTGGTCACCATGGGCCTCTTGGCCAGGATCACCATCCGGATACTTTTGCAG GACACAAATGCGCCAGAGGAGTGCAAGTCTGAGGGACAGAAAGGGTCGAATCTGCCTGGCACCTGCCCCATCACTGTGATCCAGAACGGAGAGGGTCCTCACACAGCCACCGCcaagagaaaaaggagaggggTGCGGAGCTGCAAAGACTGCTAA